CATAAGTATAGTACAACTTCAGATCTGTTTTACAAAACCATTGGGGAACGATGGGGGAATCAAAAAATGCATCTGAACTAGACCTACTGAAGTTGGAAAAACAGAAACCCGCATGGCAGCTAAGCATTTCAAAGAAACGCATACATGCAAGAAAAAAGAGCAACCAACCAAAAACTAACAAAGACCTGAATGGAAATTACTTTGGACACCCTTTACCAATTACAACATGCTTCTCATTCTACTTTGCTTTCTTGATAAGAGTTGTCGTTCCAAATTCACTGTCATCCCTTACGAAACTCCACCACAAGTAGGTTAGGGGAATGGAGATAGCATGCCATAAAGCATCGGCATCGACATATCCCATATAGGGAGGAAAGTCGTATATCTTCAGGAGTGTAGAAAGGACTCCACCAGCCACCACAAGCCACAACTTCCAGCGTGATGGGTGGCGAGTAAAACCTGCCCAGACTGCCCATAAAATAAACTGTAGCATGGTCATAGCAACACAGACTTTGGTGTTTAATCCTGCAAGGTTATCTGGCAACTTCAGCTTCTACACCTCGTATCATGTAACAAATTCATGAAATATAGGACTACCACTTAAACAAAATCAGTAATTTAAGGGTCCCTGCTACTATAATGGCAACATGACACATGTGACACTAATTTGACCACCAAAAATGTTCCTTCAATGTGTTTGAAGTTGTTCAATGACAAGAAAAAAGCCAAAAACGGAGTTGCTTCTATCACATCTTAGCTCCCCGTCCCGCCCCCACCCATCCCACAGGTACAAGGTCATATCAGTGTTTGATTTTACATGACGCAGATTTAAGGAAAACAAGGAAAAAAGGGGGACTGTCAAATGTTATCATTAATGTACCAATGCAAGACGACCTACAAGTTTGATAGATGATGCATACTGCCAATGCTTTCAAACTGTATTAGACTTCTCTGTCCTGAATTTTAAGAtctatactccctccattccaaaaTACTGGTCCCAATTTCATTTTTGAGAGTCAAACGATATGAACTTTGTCCAacaagatatattttttcatcacaGGGATATGAGAAAATTGCAATTTAAAATACTTTCTGTATAGTTTTTGAACAtccaaattttaactttaaaacatAGAATTAGTCCAATCTAATTTAGCTTGGAAATTTAGTCAAATTGACTCTCCATAAAGGAGACGTGACAACTATTcgggaacggagggagtatctaTTTAGTCCTGCATTTTCCAAAATTGTGATAACTGTATTGTATGTCTCCAAATGGTTGCTCTACATAGAAACATCAGTAGTGCACCACTATcaaaagaggaaaagagaaatATTAGTATTTGAGCAGATGTCCAAAATCTACTCGAAGTTTATCCAGAATCATGAACTTGTTTCATGGAGTATCAAAATGGAAACTTGACAACAGATGTGTGCAAATTGTATTTTAAATTGATAGAGGATAAAAATGGTCAATCAGCAGAGGAAGAACTCCTTCAAATAGCCTTTTCGTACTCATCAATCTTGACAGAGTTGTTTCCACTCAACAACATGTTTCTCTGTTATGTCAAACACTTCATATGATAGCAATTGAATATTAAACTCATAGATTCAATAACTGTTTAATGACTAAAGAACATATTGAATTTTAGGTCTACTTTTTTTTCGAGTAATTtctattttgtttctttagtGGCTGAATGTATATGATAAAAACTATTCGCACATGTCTTTCGTCCCGGGACAAGATAATCGCGTGACACCATCCTCATCAAGCCAAACTAGATTCTCTAAGACGCAGTTTTTTTAACATTTTCTTAGCTTATCCATTCATTATCATTCTTGTGTCACTCTTTACTTAACATCCCAAAGGGAACAAAAAATAACCTGAAGGAACACTGGAAGGTGGATTCCAACTACATTATTATGACTAGGGGCAGGAATATTAGCCCATGAAACATAGCCCCCCAACCAGTCCATGTTTGGGTGGGTAATTTACCAGCCCATTTTTTAACTCAGTCCATCATAACGGGCCCAAATTCAGCACATCTAAAAGTTGGCTTTAATTGGGCTACGTATTGACCCATAAGAAACCttgttaaaatatctaaataaaaaataacaaattgtttGATgtgttatatataaattatatatagcTGTAATAAAGAAGTTTTCctttataattttgtttgataattatataaattatttttaaaaaaattgaaacttggTAAGAGCTAGTCCATCTTTGCTCATCCCATCTAAGAGCAACTTTTGGGCAAGACTGACCAACGACCCATATATCAGTGCAGCCCATTTTGACCCGACCAAATTCAGCCCAAACTGCCCATTTGCCACCCCTTAGGATCAAGACTTAAGGAATCACCAATTGAACAAAGATCAATGGAGGTTGGTGAAGTAGATAGCCTACTGGTCAGCTCTGATTGATTTTTAGAAAGTTGTTTGTTAGCTTTGTTTTACCTTTGCTTGACACTCCACAAATCACCTATTTGATATCTTAAACAACGCCACCGGGAAAAGGCACTCAACCTCATCAAGGCAGACTGGATTCAAAATAAGATGCAGCATTTACATTTCCTAAGATTCATTCATTGCATTCTTCATGATCTTTGGTCATCCAAACGGACAGGCATAATAACACGAAAGTAAATTCAATAATCTACCCACATCTACAGCGTGCTCCCTAGTAACATTCCACTTGATTAAGTCTTTAGGCAGAAACGATAGGAAGTTACTTAACCAAGTTCTTGCATTTTTTATTTACTGCAGAAGTTGAAAATTATAAAGACCCTAGGAGTTGACCCAGAGGAAATTGAACTAATGATGCCACAATTATCCAAAGAGTTAGATGTATTGTTTCCATGCCTAGCGTGAAATAAGATATACTTGATGACAGTCATGCATTGTTCAACCGAAAGAAAGCCATGCTAACAGGGGACATACCATCGTCGAGTTGATAAAAGTTCAGATACAAGATATGGGTTGTCACAAACGCAACAATGGGAGCAGCAACCATTACCCTTGACGACTCATGCCTCACATTGAAGGTTCGCAATATAGCAACAAGAAGAGAATACCCAATTAATGCAACCACAGACGAATAATCCAGCTTCTCGGATAATTCCACATCTCTGCAATTAATTCCAGAACATTAAACAAGGAAAATCCAAACAGAGAAACTGTACGCAAGAAGAAAACGGCATAATTACATTGGAGAATTGAGTCAGTTGCCCAACATGGTTATTACTATGACGAAAACCCTTGGATAAATTTTCTGAAAAGTCACAAATGCAGACAACCTTAAACAACAGTTAAAATTAGGAAGTGTTAAGATCTAACTGAACTAACAAAAGTGTTCTTTAATAACTTAAGCCCAGATGAGGGATCATATAATTCAACATGGTAGCAAAGCAGAAAAGATCCTAGGTTCAATTTTTACCAAGACCTGTTAACCAAAGGTACTTCCACGTGCTTCGCCAAAGAAACGAATCAGGAAAACACTTGCAAGGATACGAAACATCATTTCAATTATCAGTCATAGTTTGACTGAGCACGAAGTCTAAGAAAGAAAGACTTTTTGAAACTTGTGGTTCTAATTATGTCATAACATTTATATGGCTATAAGAGTTTTGAaacttgtgatcttaaacatgcCATAACAtttgtattatttctttttcaaactTAGAAAGCTGTCATTCTATTTGGAATGAAGTAATGAGGAAATAGTACCATATAAATTGGCTCAAAGgagtaatttaattaaatataaggGTCCTCTCTCTCCCTGTGCAAGCTTAATGAGCTAGTCATGCAGTTGAAAACAAATTACTCTTTAGTAGCAACAAGATGTACATGCAACAAACAGTGCTATCCTGTTACATTCCAATTATAAATAGAAGTGCAAAAGGCAAAGTTGTCATTCCCACTCCTCATAACCATAGTTATTCACAGAAGCATTGTAGTCACATATCATATCTGATGGCACATAACTTCATTCGGAAATTGACAAGCAATGGAGAAAGTTTCTACTTTCTTCATTTGGGAAGATGAAGCTTTCTATCCATGAACAAACTCGAACAGTTTGCGCTAACGACGTTTTCTGCGAGAAGCCTATACTAAAAGAGTGGGAACTACCATAACTTCAGAAGACAGTTTCAAACCACTTGATTTCAGCTTAAACTAAATTTATGCAGTTTACAGTAGATAGGAATTACTAATCAGCGAGAAACAAaaaagaatgggaactcacctactatgGGAAACAGCACTCCAGATCCAGGAGTTCATTGATAAAATAGCGTAAATATGCCACAAGCCAGTGTATTCATAATATGGCTTCTTGTTTGGGCCAAAAGGTAGCTTGTAGTTCACTAGAATAAAAAAGGATACCCATCCATGGAATTGTATAGCAAGGTTAAGGGCAGAGAGTGCCACGGAAACAGGTTCCTGGTTTGGCAGAGGACTATGTTAAGATGAATGAATTATATAAGACACTAGATGTAGGaaaaaaatttatctaattttatGAAGAACCTGGATCCCATAAACACGATGGAATGGCCATTTCCCATGatatttgataggcttaagaccaagTTTCTGCCTTTCTTCTTCCCTGGCAAGCGTACAGTGATATCGACAATCACTAAGGCAGTCCCACTGTTTCCATCTCAGGTAAAGTGGTTCCTGCAGGTACCATGGACCATCAATTGGATTTGGATTTTTCCCAGAAGAAAAATTACAATGTTGAAAGCATTTTTCCCCCACACATCCAGTCTCCTTGCAGTGACCAACACATGCTCTGTAAAACCAACAAATTTAATGATCAGAAGTCATGAAATGGATAACTTCAAAATTGCAGCAGAAAACAAGCAGGTCCATGGATTTCAATCAGAATCCAGCCCATAAAACTATCACCGGGAATGAAATCAAGGCACTGTACAGGAAAGCAGTAATAGAGAGAGAACCACTAGCTGTTTGCAATAATCTTAAGTACACTATAGTCCAGAGGGTGGATACAAGCTTAAAAATCTTTCAGAAGGCATATTTATAACTTATACATGGCATATACTGTCATATACATTTCATAACTTTGTCTAGAATAACTAGAACATAAACAGAAAGTAATGGAATTATCATAACTTTATACATTTGAGAATAAATAGCTGTTAGTCGTCATGTTCCACATCCAAAATGAGCTTAACACATCCATGAACAATTGTTTGATCAAAACATAAATGGACCCCCTGTTATCACTAGTTCTTGGAATCACTCTTGATCTTTGCAGCTTCTGAGGCTATTCATGCATCAGTTGTGTTTTGGATTGTGACTTAAGAGATGAAGTCACAGCGGCCTTGGCTAGTTGTGTTCATTTTGACAAAGAAGCCATAATAGCCCCGGTTATGTCATATGTGGATCTTCTAACCGTCAAATGTTACTTGTAAAActattttccatgaatttgatCAAAGCAAAGCTAAAACAATCAGAGATTAGCACTGAGTAAGATCACTGACATTTTGGAATCTGTGGATGTTTGATTGTACtttccagtgtgtgtgtgtggtgGTGGGGGGGGGGCGCATAAATTAGGTATTTTATTACATATCTATCATTTACTAAAGAAAAACATTATGAGTAATGGTTCACAACTAACCACAGTTCTGGAGGACACGACGCCGCCTCTCCTAATTATGATCTTATGAAGTAAAAAGCAGCTCACTGGCATCAATTCACTCCAAGAGATAAAATATTGAGGACATATTAATAATTTGGTACATATTAAGAAGAACGTGATCGAAACATGTCTAATATATACACAGTCTAAATCCTATATTGGTTTGAATTCTTGGGCCTATAAACAActgttttcattttgtttttccgGATATGTTGTTTCATACTCcgaaaaccccaaaaagaaaaaagaccaaatATTCCTCCCGAAAGTAAATCTTCCAACATGACACAAGCAATTCTCCCACAGCCAAATCCAATCAACCATTATTTTCCAAAACATAAACCAAACAAAACTTAAACCTTTTTTATTCCAAATGTGACAGAGGTATGAGTTGTAATTTAAGAAGTTAAAATCCAAATGTCAAGAGATAGCATCTCCTAAAGATTAAAGTCAATATCTATCTGGTTTAAGTCGCGTCTAATTGAtgcttgaaaagaaaaaattatcaacAGTAACAGGTTCCTTGACCACAGAgcattttaatccatgattatatCTTTAATGATCCAAATGGAGTGTAAGGCACAATATACAAGGTTTTAATTTTCAACAAGAAAGATCAATTGATTCCACAGGTTACTCTAGAAATCCAACTCTGTTTCTTTGGATTAGCAAGCTCGAAATTCTACAGCTCAAGAAACACATTATTACCACATGATAAATGCTCATTGACTATTGAATTTTCCCCTAGAAATGTAGATTTCAACAATAGATAGGCAACAAAAAATAACTCTCCATCTCCCATATGTATGCACAAGCATACACTAATCAAGTGACACAGCCCACACACCTCTAACTTCCAATGACTCATCTATCAATGTTAGAAAGTAAAGTACCAAGATATGTCAGGAATAACGAAAAATGCTTTAATTGCCATAAAAGGTGTTAACAGTGTTTGGTACGACGGAAAATGTTTTCAACCAAAAGAAAGAACATGATTATCTTTCACTGATACGTGAAGCTTATTTTTCTTGATAACTCCATATCACTTATTTCAAGTTAAACTTTAATAGCATTATCACTCTTTAGTATCAAAATAACTGGAAAACGTTAACCTCCTACTCCATCCTCCACCTCAAATGTTTACCATTTGtcatctacttttataaaaaagggcagcccggtgcactaaagctaccgctatgcacggtgtccggggaagggccccaccacaagggtgtatcgtatgcagccttaccttgcatttctgccagaggctgtttccaagacttgaacctatgacctcctggtcacatggcagcaactttaccagttactccaagactccTTGTCACCTACTTTTATACCCAACATTAATCCGAGAAAATGATTTTCCAACGTAAACAAATTTCCTCACACACAAAAGCACTCTTCTTCCAATTAAATTGTTCAGTGGATTCATGCTGTAAATCGAGTTGTGCCAAATGCTATGATTTAAATCCCTAAAGTTATGAATTACATAATCTACCtgacaaaaattaaaacatatcTTTTGGAGGCTTACATAGTGCTTGTTAGAACATGCACAGCGGAAGCAACAATTCTACCGGATCAATATAACTTACATATAATCTAGATAATATAAATCGTCAAACGAAGATGAAAAGCTACTTACCCGTTGAAGCTTTCACACAATTCGTTCACTGCTTTGACCTCCAGGGCTACAGTCTTCTACTATATCCTGACTAACTTTTGCTATCAAACTTGTGTGGGCAAGTACTTTTTGGATTCATAGAGAATATGTCAAGGAAAACTGATAATAATCTTTTGAGCCAAACccctatttattcttatttttatttaaagagAGGAAAGCCAAGAGGCAaacatttttaccctttttagtTGACCAAAACGTTTTAGGCCTTTTCAGTAATCCAAAACGTTTTCAGCCTTTTCCACTGTCCAAAACGTTTTAGGCTTCTTTAGTTGTCCAAAATGTTTTTAATCTTAAAAGGAAcgtttttaatttaaagtcagAAGATATTCTTTTCCTTTCAGAAGACCAGTAAATAATATTACTTCTTCAAGTAagtttctttctcttttccaaaattgattagttaatcagGTATTGCAGGGACCGCAGATATTAGTTAGgcttccaattatgatattaattcagtgatgaaagaattatcacatcataataaattacaaattattccactaaaaatctGTAATTGCACTCCTCGATTTAACTTCtaaatctaccattacatcttatttaactccccatgttagaattaccgataccaatcaattaaattaaattctctgaataatttaattcattgattaatttaatcatttatttataatgcttaacttattttaCGTGACGGATACAAAATCCACCTACAGGGTTttcacatgaaaacttataagcaaccataaaaGGGTGTCTTCTATCTTAAGTCCgag
The Capsicum annuum cultivar UCD-10X-F1 chromosome 6, UCD10Xv1.1, whole genome shotgun sequence DNA segment above includes these coding regions:
- the LOC107853463 gene encoding post-GPI attachment to proteins factor 3, which gives rise to MEKCRLLLFLTVISSVFRLLHATSGDADPIYIACVGHCKETGCVGEKCFQHCNFSSGKNPNPIDGPWYLQEPLYLRWKQWDCLSDCRYHCTLAREEERQKLGLKPIKYHGKWPFHRVYGIQEPVSVALSALNLAIQFHGWVSFFILVNYKLPFGPNKKPYYEYTGLWHIYAILSMNSWIWSAVSHSRDVELSEKLDYSSVVALIGYSLLVAILRTFNVRHESSRVMVAAPIVAFVTTHILYLNFYQLDDGLNTKVCVAMTMLQFILWAVWAGFTRHPSRWKLWLVVAGGVLSTLLKIYDFPPYMGYVDADALWHAISIPLTYLWWSFVRDDSEFGTTTLIKKAK